A single Alosa sapidissima isolate fAloSap1 chromosome 17, fAloSap1.pri, whole genome shotgun sequence DNA region contains:
- the LOC121688492 gene encoding LIM domain-containing protein isoform X1 — protein sequence MEVKSILRRTQSLRSVHTERTLSVTEVGLRDRKKSVSELVAEYRFTSKGKAPISEHEKQENTPAFVPPVLAPAPVPEPTVDPEVESPVAKVRNSIVRERSRSLSERQPQPLSRAKSMESLPRGTGAPGGTSALKALFESKVMTPRELKHGGKSPLNSPRVSRDAQVKAEAEEVAEKVNEVKKNNSHDPPPLMSQAEEATPKVVRRSRPERRQTVSGVYLDRTSQTSDDKEKRRSLADFGWEKSSISVKAISALFQSKAAAVETSGNQGMDSFSPSGKRPKGIKMTEDSQASKSDLSETHLTDDPLQFAAKRPQAHSANMTQNPMRPCLSPTPPSKEAFSALYQQRQKCELKRLLKHTCPELKNLDGVVDEELADVLRSESTAEDTGYQGEVLSRRWIFENCAFENVGDPNDSKTHLEGEGRVTWEEQKRAPPRVVQSMARPMSSGTTLSPVECPLNQSQSHPLLASEIISRDQTDSNVEEEKMADVRSTRMMFESQKIPKHMDSLENASTMKVVVSQDEKGAVKKQMKVFTSNNQKDCNKTKTVMEKQITDHVADSSADAQQDGTDVYMGISKVKDVFERKSSGQTVSSVMGKENTGFVFGKYLENTYLKEGGKRQSGDISLQNSLATLENISAQEEIQKANVKDRAHLFESTPFHKINCRDGVDITDVSMNERLKSLYNFSAIHSNGTIVESFEAGTAKKATYNFTTGHCPQIQTEEIITGNIKNILLQILPRANLTACVNFIKEDEQGNVEIKNIDVPIHQLPFTAHQDREYRTVNLVQVIEDLLNIDNSLKKGVIIQEASHEDTQVSVYSLFSHKELEIKGFFPLQETTEEQMEISSLEEADEEVKGDVKGTIKSLLANAQDKMGPGPRKVEESERGNVELFRKCIEKGDLEYLKSLQKTPSEEELNSAEEAKSPIMEDNATESISGNVKNIKNIFSCQGDVPNPKTRTFHKGNNSVSNTTITSPPDETTNKKTTDEDSYSMQSVKIPDVSLQDSSVIKASRPTTQDEIQDEGKILQAELMVEAVEDDLSNLQAAILSLQQATMEAKTLQHSIQEKQEARVKQEKTHITDRDSFIDQEGILPSESQQLDNSIPVSQTSIPVQDKHTSSSDSEMVGITVEKKGMPQESKSLEHQTEGQWETCETTEDSNVMVIKKGHLQETISFLQSSASELPHEEEKEEIVKGNIKAALKSLGQSSLNVTQGDFRAAMIYKKAGKSYEQRKKTVNTESAVKKSDELVTSSDDSNAIPTASAPVDEQVAIIASNEASAAVAHSTQCKMEPPECINDKGQNTATSKKSKRKGKKNPGPKPAIPPKPDHLKAKPAADKESMLLSSQSIGQHEERKEVPETLKELETEKKLLPQSGPPQSPQSGPPQSGPMSYKDALCKGMMKCPDGRDTAHHESTGTPQTLPCDTTEIKTSDSLERDEVVKQADLEKRKEVNVISNNPEEETVSQQETQTANSSHKGLQGSSAASQVINEFVSGFQAELHTFGPSDQNVNKTKPVKPKRMKMAKDNIVDPTQLSTPQQCNSTISACCVESYPATNDGQKSEEGKVVMREKKVKKESEEERIQRLSVHRDEIMRGNVTTAMEIFDNLRKQEELKILLSKVEEIEEDTSQVDVKAMRRIFENVPDWVRITPKKLKPKQAKTAAKCKSPTKGPEISSMELAFGDLEKASAEILNLKEQTLAKLMDIEEAIRKALLSVSTLKSESDIAGLSGLFKESMVSAPVSQSCSNIRTISIGSSKSQKALRQKKQAAHVNQISSSPGTTEVRQTPKLEIPATKHRAGSPSSPSFISIQSGVRRESDPSSPTQSPTNSPQQNSAKSERFQSTKDLVVNSGRAEESIMGKKNECPYITKSLSLMDNPFNLHQVNVLEVQTLPKGERVTGKKTIKEDYEKTDFFGNKYCSAKTSTVVTTKPESNTTSSCQTVTSLARSEVVKYPKVNLPTFREDRPPL from the exons aTGGAAGTGAAGAGTATTCTGAGGAGGACACAGTCCCTGAGGAGTGTTCACACCGAGAGGACACTGTCAGTGACTGAGGTGGGACTCCGGGACAGAAAGAAGTCTGTCTCTGAGCTGGTGGCAGA ATATCGGTTCACTTCTAAAGGAAAGGCACctatatcagaacatgaaaaaCAAGAG AACACTCCAGCATTTGTGCCTCCTGTGCTTGCCCCTGCTCCTGTCCCTGAGCCAACGGTGGACCCCGAAGTGGAGTCCCCTGTTGCCAAGGTGCGGAACAGCATTGTGAGGGAGCGCTCCAGGTCCCTGAGTGAGAGGCAGCCACAGCCTCTCTCCCGTGCCAAGTCCATGGAGAGCCTGCCTCGTGGCACGGGGGCACCGGGGGGCACCAGTGCGCTCAAGGCCCTCTTTGAATCTAAGGTCATGACCCCGAGAGAGCTGAAGCACGGGGGCAAGTCCCCCCTCAACAGCCCGCGGGTGAGCAGGGACGCACAGGTTAAGGCTGAGGCTGAGGAAGTGGCTGAGAAAGTAAATGAAGTGAAGAAGAACAATTCCCATGATCCCCCTCCACTCATGAGTCAGGCAGAGGAGGCAACCCCAAAG GTTGTGAGAAGGAGCCGTCCAGAAAGACGCCAGACTGTGTCTGGCGTATACCTTGACAGGACTTCACAAACATCAGATGATA aagagaagaggagatctCTTGCCGACTTTGGATGGGAGAAATCATCCATTTCTGTCAAAGCCATATCTGCACTCTTTCAGTCAAAAGCGGCAGCTGTGGAAACCTCAGGAAATCAA GGAATGGATTCATTCAGCCCGTCTGGAAAGAGACCTAAAGGAATTAAG ATGACAGAAGATTCCCAAGCTTCTAAAAGTGACCTTTCAGAGACACACCTGACAGACGATCCTTTACAGTTTGCTGCCAAAAGACCTCAGGCTCACAGTGCAAACATGACCCAAAACCCTATGCGCCCATGCCTCTCACCCACCCCTCCTTCCAAAGAGGCATTCTCCGCATTATACCAGCAGCGTCAGAAATGCGAGCTCAAGCGTCTCCTCAAGCACACTTGCCCTGAGCTAAAGAACTTGGATGGGGTGGTGGACGAGGAGCTTGCTGATGTCTTGAGGTCTGAGAGCACAGCTGAGGACACTGGATACCAGGGAGAGGTTCTGTCAAGGCGCTGGATATTTGAGAACTGTGCTTTCGAGAATGTAGGGGACCCCAATGACTCAAAAACACACTTAGAGGGAGAGGGGCGGGTCACCTGGGAAGAGCAGAAAAGGGCCCCCCCTAGAGTTGTGCAATCTATGGCAAGACCTATGAGTTCTGGAACAACCTTGTCCCCAGTGGAATGTCCTCTGAACCAATCACAGTCACATCCTCTGTTGGCCTCAGAAATAATTTCAAGAGATCAAACAGATAGCAATGTTGAGGAAGAAAAAATGGCTGATGTTCGCTCCACACGAATGATGTTTGAGTCTCAGAAAATCCCCAAACACATGGATAGCCTTGAGAATGCCTCAACAATGAAAGTAGTTGTCTCACAAGACGAAAAAGGAGCAGttaaaaaacaaatgaaagTTTTTACCTCAAACAATCAAAAGGATTGTAATAAGACAAAAACAGTAATGGAAAAACAAATTACTGACCACGTTGCTGACAGTTCTGCAGATGCACAGCAAGATGGTACTGATGTGTACATGGGCATCTCAAAAGTTAAAGATGTCTTTGAGAGAAAATCATCTGGTCAAACAGTCTCCAGTGTTATGGGCAAAGAAAACACTGGATTTGTTTTTGGAAAATACTTAGAAAACACATATCtcaaagagggagggaaaagacaAAGTGGAGACATCTCTTTGCAGAATAGCTTGGCCACTCTGGAGAATATCAGTGCTCAAGAGGAAATACAAAAGGCAAATGTAAAGGACAGGGCCCACCTATTTGAATCCACACCATTTCACAAAATTAACTGTCGAGATGGAGTAGATATAACAGATGTGAGTATGAATGAAAGGCTAAAATCTCTTTACAACTTTAGTGCCATTCATTCGAATGGCACCATAGTTGAATCTTTTGAGGCTGGCACTGCTAAAAAAGCCACATACAACTTTACCACTGGGCACTGTCCACAAATTCAGACAGAGGAGATCATTACTGGTAACATAAAGAATATTCTACTTCAGATTTTACCCAGGGCAAACCTCACGGCATGTGTAAACTTTATCAAGGAAGACGAACAGGGAAATGTGGAGATTAAGAATATAGATGTGCCCATCCACCAGCTCCCATTTACAGCACACCAAGACAGAGAATACAGAACAGTCAATTTGGTTCAAGTTATTGAGGATCTTCTCAACATAGATAACTCATTGAAAAAGGGCGTTATTATCCAAGAGGCTTCCCACGAAGACACTCAAGTCTCTGTTTACTCACTCTTCAGTCATAAGGAACTAGAAATTAAGGGATTTTTTCCACTGCAGGAAACCACAGAGGAACAAATGGAGATAAGCAGCCTTGAGGAGGCTGATGAAGAAGTTAAAGGAGATGTTAAAGGAACCATTAAAAGCCTCCTGGCAAATGCCCAGGACAAAATGGGACCTGGCCCACGCAAAGTTGAGGAAAGTGAGCGTGGGAACGTGGAACTGTTCAGAAAGTGCATTGAGAAAGGAGATTTGGAATACCTTAAGAGCCTCCAGAAAACACCATCTGAAGAGGAACTGAACTCCGCTGAGGAAGCAAAGAGTCCCATAATGGAGGACAATGCCACAGAGAGCATTTCAGGCAATGTGAAGAACATCAAAAATATTTTCTCCTGTCAAGGTGATGTGCCCAACCCAAAGACCAGGACATTCCACAAAGGAAACAATTCAGTATCAAACACTACAATAACATCTCCACCAGATGAAACCACAAACAAGAAAACTACAGATGAAGACAGTTACTCAATGCAAAGTGTGAAAATACCTGATGTTTCTTTGCAGGACTCATCAGTTATCAAAGCAAGTAGACCTACTACACAAGATGAAATCCAGGATGAAGGTAAAATCCTGCAAGCAGAGTTGATGGTGGAGGCAGTAGAGGATGACCTTAGCAATCTTCAGGCAGCCATTTTAAGTCTTCAACAAGCCACAATGGAGGCAAAAACACTTCAGCATAGCATTCAAGAGAAACAAGAGGCAAGAGTAAAACAAGAAAAGACTCACATCACAGACAGGGACAGTTTCATTGACCAGGAAGGTATCTTGCCTTCTGAGTCACAGCAGTTAGACAACAGCATTCCAGTTAGCCAAACTAGCATCCCAGTTCAAGACAAACATACATCTTCATCAGATTCTGAAATGGTGGGTATCACTGTAGAGAAGAAAGGGATGCCACAGGAATCAAAGTCTTTGGAACACCAAACTGAAGGTCAATGGGAGACGTGTGAGACTACAGAGGACAGTAATGTGATGGTGATTAAGAAAGGCCATCTTCAGGAAACTATCAGTTTCTTACAGAGCAGTGCAAGTGAGCTCCCACATgaggaggaaaaagaggaaATCGTAAAAGGCAACATCAAGGCAGCACTCAAGTCCTTGGGCCAGTCTAGTTTAAATGTTACCCAAGGTGATTTCAGAGCTGCAATGATTTACAAGAAAGCTGGAAAGTCATATGAGCAAAGAAAAAAGACAGTGAACACAGAGAGTGCAGTTAAAAAAAGTGATGAGTTAGTGACCTCATCTGATGACAGCAACGCAATTCCCACTGCGTCAGCCCCAGTCGATGAACAGGTGGCTATCATCGCATCTAATGAAGCTTCTGCAGCAGTCGCCCATTCAACTCAGTGTAAAATGGAACCACCTGAGTGCATAAACGACAAAGGACAAAATACTGCTACTTCAAAAAAGTCCAAGCGAAAGGGTAAGAAGAATCCAGGCCCAAAGCCGGCAATTCCTCCTAAGCCGGATCACCTGAAAGCAAAACCCGCTGCTGATAAAGAAAGCATGTTATTGTCGTCACAAAGTATTGGACAGCATGAGGAAAGAAAAGAAGTGCCAGAAACTCTTAAAGAACTTgaaactgagaaaaagctcCTACCTCAGTCAGGACCACCTCAGTCACCTCAGTCAGGACCACCTCAGTCAGGACCAATGTCTTACAAAGACGCCCTTTGCAAGGGTATGATGAAATGCCCAGATGGCAGGGATACTGCACACCATGAAAGCACAGGAACACCACAGACCCTTCCATGTGACACTACTGAAATAAAGACATCTGACAGTTTGGAGAGGGATGAAGTTGTAAAACAGGCAGACcttgagaaaagaaaagaagttaATGTCATCAGCAATAACCCAGAGGAAGAGACTGTTTCCCAACAAGAAACACAGACAGCCAATAGTTCTCATAAGGGATTACAGGGTTCTTCTGCTGCTTCACAAGTCATCAATGAGTTTGTGTCAGGATTTCAAGCAGAGCTGCACACATTTGGTCCATCTGATCAAAATGTGAACAAAACCAAACCTGTCAAGCCAAAACGGATGAAAATGGCCAAAGACAACATTGTTGATCCAACACAGTTGTCTACACCACAGCAATGCAACAGCACTATTTCAGCATGCTGTGTTGAATCTTATCCAGCtacaaatgatggacagaaatCTGAAGAAGGTAAAGTAGTAATGAGGGAAAAGAAAgtgaagaaagaaagtgaggaagAAAGAATTCAGAGGCTGTCAGTTCACAGGGATGAGATCATGCGAGGGAATGTGACGACAGCAATGGAGATTTTCGATAACCTGCGCAAACAAGAGGAGCTAAAAATCCTCCTATCGAAGGTTGAAGAGATTGAGGAAGACACTAGTCAAGTTGATGTGAAGGCAATGAGGAGAATCTTTGAGAATGTTCCGGACTGGGTTAGAATAACACCGAAGAAACTAAAACCAAAACAGGCAAAGACTGCGGCAAAATGTAAATCTCCAACTAAAGGACCAGAGATTTCTTCCATGGAGCTGGCAtttggtgaccttgagaaagcAAGCGCTGAGATTTTGAATTTGAAAGAGCAAACCCTGGCGAAACTTATGGATATAGAAGAAGCTATAAGAAAAGCTCTCCTCTCAGTATCCACGTTGAAGTCAGAGTCAGACATTGCTGGGCTGTCTGGCTTGTTCAAGGAATCTATGGTGTCGGCCCCGGTCTCTCAGTCCTGCAGCAACATCCGTACAATCAGCATTGGCTCCAGTAAATCCCAAAAGGCCCTCAGGCAAAAGAAGCAAGCAGCTCACGTGAACCAAATCTCCAGCTCTCCTGGCACGACTGAGGTGAGACAGACACCAAAACTTGAGATCCCAGCCACCAAACACAGAGCTGGTTCgccatcctctccctctttcatctCAATACAGTCAGGTGTGAGGCGGGAGTCTGACCCTTCTAGTCCCACTCAGTCGCCAACAAATAGTCCGCAACAGAATAGTGCAAAATCAGAGAGATTCCAGTCTACAAAGGATCTCGTCGTCAATAGTGGCAGAGCAGAAGAGAGCATCATGGGTAAAAAGAATGAATGCCCATACATTACTAAGTCTCTTAGTCTCATGGACAACCCTTTTAATCTACATCAAGTCAATGTGCTCGAGGTACAAACATTGCCCAAGGGAGAAAGAGTCACTGGGAAGAAAACAATTAAAGAAGATTACGAGAAAACAGACTTCTTCGGAAACAAATATTGCTCCGCAAAGACCTCCACAGTGGTGACCACTAAGCCAGAGAGTAACACGACATCCAGCTGCCAGACAGTTACCAGCTTGGCAAGATCAGAGGTTGTGAAATACCCCAAAGTAAACTTACCAACCTTCAGAGAGGATAGGCCTCCATTGTAA